A DNA window from Niabella yanshanensis contains the following coding sequences:
- a CDS encoding YihY/virulence factor BrkB family protein: MAILSAAARKRKPLTFKGIWNVLKETFKGFSEHKITKLSGSLAYYTVFSMGPLLVMIISLCGLFLKKEAVEGEVFAVLNGFVGEDTAIQLQEIIKNASLAGKSRIAAIIGGITLLIGATTVFGEIQDSINSIWGLKAKPKKGWLKMLQNRFLSFSVIVSLGFLLLVSLTLSGVIEGISNALQARYPDVTVVAFYIINLVLTLVISAIIFAVIFKVLPDARIRWRDVIAGAFVTAVLFMLGKFGISIYISQTQVGSTYGAAGSLVVLIVWIYYSSIILYLGAEFTKAYAVAYGDDIHPNDYAVTTREIEVETGRKTVQQKEQEKESDTR; this comes from the coding sequence ATGGCAATATTATCGGCGGCAGCCCGTAAAAGAAAACCCCTTACTTTTAAAGGGATCTGGAATGTACTAAAAGAAACCTTCAAAGGTTTTTCAGAACATAAGATCACCAAATTAAGCGGATCACTGGCTTACTACACCGTTTTTTCGATGGGTCCGTTGTTGGTGATGATCATTTCGCTCTGCGGACTTTTCCTGAAGAAAGAGGCAGTAGAAGGCGAAGTTTTTGCGGTTTTAAATGGATTTGTTGGTGAGGATACAGCCATTCAGCTTCAGGAGATCATTAAAAACGCATCGCTTGCCGGCAAAAGCAGGATTGCTGCCATTATTGGCGGTATAACACTGCTGATAGGCGCCACCACCGTCTTCGGCGAGATCCAGGACTCTATTAATTCTATATGGGGACTGAAAGCCAAACCGAAAAAAGGTTGGCTAAAAATGCTGCAGAACCGGTTCCTGTCCTTCTCCGTTATTGTAAGCCTGGGATTTTTATTGCTGGTATCATTGACTTTGTCGGGAGTCATTGAGGGTATCAGCAATGCCCTGCAGGCAAGGTATCCGGATGTGACAGTGGTGGCTTTTTACATTATCAACCTGGTATTAACCCTGGTAATCAGCGCCATTATATTCGCAGTTATTTTTAAAGTGCTGCCAGACGCCAGGATCCGCTGGCGCGATGTGATAGCAGGCGCATTCGTTACAGCCGTTTTATTCATGCTGGGTAAATTTGGCATTTCAATCTATATTTCCCAAACCCAGGTAGGCAGTACTTACGGTGCAGCAGGATCTCTGGTCGTATTGATTGTATGGATCTACTACTCCTCCATTATTCTTTACCTTGGCGCCGAGTTCACCAAAGCTTATGCTGTGGCATACGGGGATGATATCCATCCAAATGATTATGCGGTTACCACCAGAGAAATAGAGGTGGAAACCGGCAGAAAAACAGTTCAGCAGAAGGAGCAGGAAAAAGAATCTGATACCCGGTGA
- a CDS encoding PepSY-associated TM helix domain-containing protein produces the protein MNNRNYNIYFHTHTISGIIISAILFVIFFAGSFAFFKSEISNWQKNVSNPAASRYNLDFNTITDSLDQQYGLYGRNVSFYVYPHTPRLGVSVSESKDTTNKAKGGFFYYDIQKHTRADYKESYDLGEFLYRLHFLAQVNSIANLGFPLGYYIAGLVAFIFLFALITGLLLHWNKIVSNFYVFRPWEKLKTVWTDLHTALGVISFPFLLIFAVTGSFFLVSYPLFTQPTAKIQYAGNEDSLNTVLGYGQRKIDFLNQPLRDKADVNYFLQQAAGKWDHTRLSGLQLVNYGDASMEVIIENILPTQQKFVGSGEVIYSAASKQVVESKDPGRPAGYTDVVQNLVYNLHFGNYGGYAVKILYFFLGICGCVVIISGVLIWLTARNKKNIPEKKKRFNEWLTHIYLAVSLAMFPVTAAAFIAVKIYPGGGMAFIYPFYFWSWLVVAVLLSIRKNNYKTNRDCMLSGALIGLAIPIVNGIVTGNWIWITYSKGYSDILLIDLFWIILSAASFTCWWLIVKKQKPVESAGFA, from the coding sequence ATGAACAATCGTAATTATAATATCTATTTTCATACCCATACGATTAGCGGAATTATCATCAGTGCGATACTGTTCGTAATTTTTTTTGCCGGGTCATTTGCCTTTTTCAAAAGCGAAATATCCAACTGGCAGAAGAACGTTTCCAACCCGGCTGCTTCGAGGTATAACCTGGATTTTAATACCATAACGGATTCATTGGATCAACAATACGGGTTGTATGGCCGCAATGTTTCCTTTTATGTATATCCTCATACACCACGCCTGGGTGTTTCAGTCTCCGAATCAAAGGATACGACTAATAAAGCAAAGGGTGGTTTTTTCTATTACGATATTCAAAAGCATACAAGAGCTGATTATAAAGAGTCGTACGACCTGGGAGAATTTTTATACCGGCTTCATTTTCTGGCACAGGTAAATAGTATTGCTAACCTGGGTTTCCCTCTGGGTTATTATATTGCCGGTCTGGTGGCCTTTATATTCCTTTTCGCATTGATCACGGGGCTTTTGTTGCATTGGAATAAGATTGTATCCAATTTTTATGTGTTCAGGCCATGGGAGAAATTAAAGACAGTATGGACGGACCTGCATACCGCATTAGGTGTCATTAGCTTTCCGTTCCTGTTGATCTTTGCGGTTACCGGCAGTTTTTTCCTGGTAAGCTATCCCTTGTTTACACAGCCTACGGCTAAAATTCAGTATGCAGGAAATGAAGATTCATTAAATACGGTGCTGGGATACGGCCAAAGAAAAATAGATTTTTTGAACCAGCCATTACGGGATAAGGCTGATGTTAATTATTTCCTGCAGCAGGCTGCTGGCAAATGGGATCATACCCGCTTGTCTGGCCTTCAATTGGTTAATTACGGCGATGCCTCAATGGAAGTTATCATTGAAAATATATTGCCCACTCAACAAAAATTTGTAGGCAGCGGCGAAGTTATTTATAGTGCAGCTTCTAAGCAGGTAGTAGAAAGCAAGGACCCCGGCAGACCAGCCGGCTATACTGATGTGGTGCAAAACCTGGTTTATAACCTGCATTTTGGTAACTATGGCGGGTATGCAGTAAAAATACTGTACTTTTTCCTGGGCATATGCGGCTGTGTAGTGATCATATCCGGGGTATTGATATGGCTGACGGCCCGGAATAAAAAGAATATCCCTGAAAAGAAAAAAAGATTTAACGAGTGGTTGACGCATATCTACCTGGCTGTAAGTCTCGCTATGTTCCCGGTTACTGCCGCGGCCTTTATCGCAGTTAAAATTTACCCGGGGGGTGGTATGGCTTTTATATACCCGTTTTATTTCTGGAGCTGGCTGGTGGTAGCAGTTTTGCTGAGCATTCGGAAAAACAATTACAAAACGAACCGGGACTGTATGCTTTCAGGCGCATTGATCGGGTTGGCCATACCTATAGTAAATGGTATAGTAACCGGCAACTGGATATGGATAACTTATAGTAAAGGATATTCGGATATTTTATTGATCGACCTGTTCTGGATCATTCTATCTGCGGCTTCTTTTACCTGCTGGTGGTTGATTGTGAAAAAGCAAAAGCCGGTTGAAAGTGCCGGATTTGCATAG
- a CDS encoding PAS domain S-box protein: MKFLKALPLTLLYLGTGMLWIYLSDRIIAFFFPSGQLVLWYQTAKGFLLVCFTALLLYFIMQRFSKGQLRKYNELRAKDEVLQDIQQSHQLLFRLGPIANLIYETDTGILLDINQKAVNLLGFTKEKIIGKNIFTLLPELNTLNYKAYPVDSTTSILAYLRPDKAVVKLEASSFLFNSRGVNHTLLLCVDVTQREEALETLTDLQAKLVAAQKIARIGYWQYNFDTGKLFWSDEIYEILGVDKRHFSPQYETFLNSIHPDDRNLFPPPASPSIRMFPGYDKEHRIVLANGIVKWVHGKGRLKKDATGKPFCVEGTLQDIDATKKAELAAVEALLEKEMVLERIGDAFFAVDQAWKVTYWNNRAEQILGRKRKDIINHNLWEVYADAVDTPFYYNYQEAMKTGQSQYFKAYYEGTCSWFDVGAFPSSTGLSIFFRDITEQVRYINSIEQYNKTLRDIAWSQSHEVRAPLMRLLGLASLIKDMEAGISAELQEILNMMVASVEDLDQVVKKINEKTNIT; the protein is encoded by the coding sequence ATGAAATTCCTAAAAGCCCTCCCTTTAACCCTACTTTACCTGGGAACAGGAATGTTATGGATCTACCTGAGCGATCGCATAATAGCATTCTTCTTTCCCTCAGGCCAGTTAGTATTATGGTATCAAACCGCAAAAGGATTTTTGCTTGTTTGCTTCACTGCTTTATTGCTATACTTCATTATGCAGCGCTTTTCAAAAGGCCAACTCCGGAAGTATAACGAGCTAAGAGCAAAAGATGAGGTACTGCAAGACATTCAACAGAGTCACCAGCTACTATTCCGCCTGGGGCCCATTGCGAATTTGATATATGAGACTGATACCGGGATTTTATTGGATATCAATCAGAAAGCAGTTAACCTTTTAGGTTTTACAAAGGAAAAAATTATCGGCAAAAACATCTTTACTTTATTGCCCGAACTTAATACCCTTAACTATAAGGCATATCCCGTCGATTCGACCACATCGATACTCGCTTACCTCAGGCCCGATAAGGCGGTCGTAAAGTTGGAGGCTTCTTCATTTTTGTTTAATAGCCGCGGAGTCAATCACACCCTATTGTTATGTGTTGATGTCACACAACGCGAAGAAGCATTAGAAACCCTTACTGATTTGCAGGCTAAGCTGGTAGCGGCGCAAAAGATCGCGCGCATCGGGTACTGGCAATACAATTTTGACACCGGCAAATTATTCTGGTCTGATGAGATATATGAAATATTGGGCGTAGACAAACGGCATTTTTCTCCACAGTATGAGACATTTTTGAACTCCATTCACCCCGACGACCGTAACCTGTTTCCCCCTCCAGCTTCACCATCAATTCGTATGTTTCCCGGCTACGATAAAGAGCATCGCATTGTTCTGGCAAATGGGATCGTGAAGTGGGTGCATGGTAAAGGCCGGTTAAAAAAAGACGCCACGGGCAAACCGTTTTGCGTTGAAGGCACTTTACAGGACATTGATGCTACTAAAAAAGCAGAACTGGCTGCTGTGGAAGCCTTACTGGAAAAGGAAATGGTACTGGAGCGGATCGGAGATGCTTTTTTTGCGGTGGATCAGGCCTGGAAAGTCACCTATTGGAATAATCGCGCCGAACAAATATTGGGACGTAAAAGAAAAGACATCATCAATCACAATTTATGGGAAGTATATGCAGATGCCGTCGATACGCCTTTTTATTATAACTACCAGGAAGCGATGAAGACGGGACAATCGCAATATTTTAAGGCTTACTATGAAGGTACCTGCTCCTGGTTCGATGTTGGAGCATTTCCTTCTTCAACCGGATTATCCATATTTTTCCGGGATATTACCGAGCAGGTTCGCTATATTAATTCAATTGAGCAATATAACAAAACACTGAGAGATATAGCCTGGTCGCAATCGCATGAGGTACGTGCCCCATTAATGAGACTGCTGGGACTTGCCAGCCTGATAAAGGATATGGAAGCCGGCATCTCGGCTGAGTTACAGGAAATACTGAATATGATGGTAGCTTCAGTAGAAGACCTGGACCAGGTTGTAAAAAAGATCAATGAAAAGACGAATATTACTTAG
- a CDS encoding SDR family NAD(P)-dependent oxidoreductase, translating into MKHVSLFNILLLILLGSAFTACKTQSPGTAKRQQLSGKVIVITGASSGLGRGIALEAGRSKATVVLASRNKAELEKVAEEITVLGGKALVAPTDVSIEADIKSLSEQVVDRFGRIDVWINNAGIAVLGRYWEIPLEDQLRVVNVNLKGVMSGSYYALNQFKKQNAGVLINISSVEAEIPTAYQAAYSISKSGVRTLGNTLRQELRLAGYKNIKVVTILPYALDTPLWDHAGVFTGHAPRMIAMDDPQKAVNTVMHAIFSNRRELAVGWKARLSINAHRGFPGMIERAGSNIVHKYQAEITPPMPPTKGNLYESLPTPGVDGGIRERMKIEKKQRKSGSSQ; encoded by the coding sequence ATGAAACATGTATCCTTATTCAACATATTGTTATTAATACTACTGGGCTCCGCTTTTACGGCCTGTAAAACCCAAAGCCCCGGTACGGCGAAACGGCAGCAATTATCCGGAAAGGTGATTGTCATCACCGGTGCGTCCAGTGGTTTGGGCAGAGGCATCGCATTGGAGGCGGGCCGATCCAAAGCAACGGTAGTTCTGGCATCGCGTAATAAAGCAGAGTTGGAAAAAGTAGCGGAAGAGATAACGGTACTGGGAGGTAAGGCCCTGGTAGCACCAACCGATGTAAGCATCGAGGCAGATATAAAATCCCTGTCGGAACAGGTAGTTGACCGCTTTGGGCGTATAGATGTATGGATCAATAATGCAGGTATCGCTGTGTTAGGCAGGTATTGGGAAATACCTCTTGAGGATCAGCTACGTGTGGTAAACGTTAATTTAAAAGGTGTTATGTCGGGCAGTTATTACGCATTGAATCAGTTCAAAAAACAAAATGCAGGTGTACTCATTAATATTTCGTCTGTTGAAGCTGAGATTCCCACCGCATACCAGGCCGCATACTCCATATCCAAATCAGGTGTCAGAACGCTGGGCAATACGTTGCGACAGGAGTTAAGACTGGCCGGTTATAAAAACATTAAAGTGGTCACCATTTTACCTTATGCTCTGGACACACCTCTTTGGGACCATGCAGGCGTGTTCACGGGCCATGCTCCCCGCATGATCGCTATGGACGATCCGCAAAAGGCAGTCAATACCGTTATGCACGCCATATTTTCTAATCGAAGGGAATTAGCTGTTGGTTGGAAAGCAAGATTAAGCATCAACGCTCATCGGGGCTTTCCAGGTATGATAGAACGAGCAGGATCAAATATTGTACATAAATACCAGGCCGAAATAACGCCGCCGATGCCTCCCACAAAAGGAAACCTTTATGAATCGCTACCCACTCCGGGAGTAGATGGCGGCATCCGGGAACGTATGAAAATAGAAAAAAAGCAACGCAAATCAGGCAGCAGTCAATGA
- a CDS encoding manganese catalase family protein gives MFHHVKELQFNARVSAPDPRFARILLEQFGGPNGELKAAMQYFVQAFPCKQPHPDKYDMLMDIATEEFSHLEIVGATIQMLLSGVNGDLKNAADESEIMQTMNPTSKESYIHESMMNPQFGVLSGGGPILSDSNGNPWTAAYVNANGDLSVDLRSNMAAESRAKIVYEYLMKFTDDPYVKDTLRFLMTREVAHFQMFEAALQTVQPNFPPGTLQGDARYSNKYFNMSESQSMRGPWNQGTSSQLNEDWVYVENPLQRVRETNGLVEEKVEGTNRSNEQIESMDKALGQERSAEVASATPDSNMQWSTYDNDSII, from the coding sequence ATGTTTCATCATGTAAAAGAACTACAATTTAATGCACGGGTGTCCGCTCCCGATCCCCGTTTTGCCCGGATACTGCTGGAGCAGTTTGGCGGGCCCAATGGAGAACTGAAAGCTGCTATGCAGTATTTTGTTCAGGCTTTTCCCTGCAAGCAACCCCATCCTGATAAGTATGACATGCTAATGGATATTGCTACTGAAGAGTTCAGTCACCTTGAAATAGTGGGCGCTACTATCCAAATGTTGCTTTCCGGCGTCAACGGCGACTTGAAAAATGCTGCTGACGAATCTGAGATTATGCAAACTATGAATCCCACTTCTAAAGAAAGCTATATACATGAATCAATGATGAATCCACAGTTTGGCGTTTTATCAGGCGGAGGTCCCATTCTGTCTGATAGTAACGGTAATCCGTGGACTGCAGCTTACGTTAATGCCAACGGTGATTTATCTGTTGACTTAAGGTCTAATATGGCTGCAGAGTCGAGAGCTAAGATTGTTTATGAGTACCTCATGAAGTTTACTGACGATCCTTATGTGAAGGATACGCTTCGATTTTTGATGACACGTGAGGTGGCCCATTTCCAGATGTTTGAAGCGGCATTGCAAACCGTACAGCCGAATTTTCCACCGGGAACTTTGCAGGGGGATGCCCGTTATAGTAACAAGTATTTTAACATGTCGGAGAGCCAAAGCATGAGGGGACCCTGGAACCAGGGTACGAGCAGCCAGCTGAATGAGGATTGGGTGTATGTAGAAAACCCTTTACAACGGGTGCGGGAAACCAATGGATTGGTAGAGGAGAAAGTTGAGGGGACGAATCGTAGTAATGAACAAATTGAATCCATGGATAAAGCTTTAGGGCAGGAGAGAAGTGCTGAGGTGGCCAGTGCTACGCCGGATAGCAATATGCAATGGAGTACTTATGACAACGATAGTATTATTTGA